The Pseudobutyrivibrio xylanivorans genome includes a region encoding these proteins:
- a CDS encoding glycosyltransferase family 61 protein gives MMENFQYLESQYLDDYKVYSDKDYYKSDFHPQILEYSDAIALPFKPLIEGSPNGKGGCLTSESEYINASALEAENLMNGPYEFNIENLEKSDCNVIWGGYYLDQWGHFLVDVLPRFWFTLNKIEYDYIVLTASKNKMQLSPNIAQLLIAIGIDLNKIKFIKNPTRFKKLYVPELSMKRPHYYSAEFKMFMDHIRATVKRPELTYDKVYLTRTGLKKAKQTEIGEKEIETIFRKNGYHIVKPEKLSFLEQLSIYADCKEIVTTSGTLPHNMIFSPSSTKWTIINRNVRINTIQFPINQLSGCEVIYIDSYIQLFPVSPTSGPYWYYISNSLIDYLRDNDLKYKIGKNGFSKSIKNTINAKKYCLKYLQYKDSSYDIGGEIIASTRPLSENTRRYNIYFSNRIKLDPIYTDLHLHSTVLRVIKNFIKFLLGKSSK, from the coding sequence ATGATGGAAAATTTTCAATATCTAGAATCACAGTATTTGGATGATTATAAAGTATATTCTGATAAAGACTATTATAAAAGTGATTTCCATCCTCAGATTCTTGAATATTCAGATGCCATTGCACTTCCTTTTAAACCACTTATAGAAGGCAGTCCAAATGGAAAAGGTGGATGTCTAACAAGTGAAAGTGAATATATAAATGCCTCTGCTTTAGAAGCCGAAAATTTAATGAATGGTCCCTATGAGTTCAATATTGAAAACTTGGAAAAAAGTGATTGTAACGTTATATGGGGCGGATACTATTTAGATCAATGGGGCCACTTTCTAGTAGATGTTTTACCAAGATTTTGGTTTACACTTAATAAAATTGAATATGATTATATTGTTCTTACGGCGTCCAAAAACAAAATGCAGCTAAGTCCAAATATAGCTCAATTACTTATAGCAATTGGTATAGATCTTAATAAGATTAAATTTATCAAGAACCCAACAAGATTTAAAAAGCTATATGTACCAGAGCTTTCAATGAAGCGTCCACATTACTATAGCGCTGAATTTAAAATGTTCATGGATCATATTCGCGCCACCGTAAAACGTCCTGAACTAACATATGATAAGGTCTATCTGACAAGAACTGGACTAAAAAAGGCAAAACAAACTGAGATTGGCGAGAAAGAGATTGAGACCATCTTCCGTAAAAATGGATATCATATTGTTAAGCCTGAAAAATTAAGCTTTCTAGAGCAATTATCCATTTATGCTGATTGCAAGGAAATAGTCACAACATCGGGAACTTTACCTCATAATATGATTTTTTCACCATCTTCAACTAAGTGGACCATAATAAATCGTAATGTACGAATCAATACCATTCAGTTTCCAATCAACCAACTTTCTGGATGTGAAGTCATATATATTGATTCATACATACAATTATTTCCAGTAAGTCCAACCAGTGGACCATATTGGTATTATATTTCAAACTCTTTAATAGATTATTTACGCGATAACGACCTAAAATATAAAATAGGTAAAAATGGTTTTTCTAAATCAATAAAAAACACAATTAACGCAAAGAAGTACTGTTTAAAATATCTACAATACAAAGATTCATCTTATGATATTGGCGGAGAAATAATTGCAAGTACCAGACCATTATCCGAAAATACTAGAAGATACAACATTTATTTCAGCAACCGAATAAAATTAGATCCAATTTATACAGATCTTCATCTTCATTCAACCGTTTTACGGGTGATAAAAAATTTTATCAAATTCTTATTGGGTAAAAGTTCAAAATAA
- a CDS encoding glycosyltransferase family 2 protein: MKKISLIIPCYNEQEALPIFYKEVTSILKSISFDYELLFVNDGSKDNTLQILRNLTKEDDHVKYFSFSRNFGKEAAMYAGFKNASGNYVAVMDADMQDPPSLLPQMLNILEQGEYDSVATRRVNRDGEPIIRSWFARRFYKLINKISDADIVDGARDFRLMKREMVDAICAMGEYNRFSKGIFGWIGFRTYWLPYENTERVAGETKWNFWKLFKYAIDGIINFSQAPLSVASWGGMTMTMCAFISLIVIVVRKIIFGDPVAGWASTISVVIFIGGIQLFCFGIMGQYVAKLYLESKHRPHYILSETNASDVGMLG, translated from the coding sequence ATGAAAAAAATATCCTTAATCATACCGTGTTACAACGAACAAGAAGCATTACCAATTTTTTATAAAGAGGTTACTTCGATTTTGAAGAGTATTTCATTTGACTATGAGCTTTTGTTTGTAAATGATGGCTCGAAGGATAATACCCTTCAAATTTTGCGAAATCTTACTAAAGAGGATGACCATGTGAAGTACTTTTCTTTTTCTAGAAATTTTGGGAAAGAAGCAGCTATGTATGCTGGGTTCAAAAATGCTTCTGGCAACTATGTGGCAGTAATGGATGCTGATATGCAGGATCCACCTAGCTTATTGCCTCAGATGTTGAATATTTTGGAACAGGGTGAATATGATAGTGTTGCGACTCGTCGTGTTAATAGAGATGGGGAACCAATTATTCGAAGTTGGTTTGCAAGAAGGTTTTACAAACTGATTAATAAAATCTCAGATGCTGATATAGTTGATGGAGCTAGAGATTTCCGTTTGATGAAACGCGAAATGGTTGATGCTATTTGTGCTATGGGTGAGTACAATCGTTTTTCAAAAGGTATATTTGGCTGGATTGGCTTTAGAACATATTGGCTGCCTTATGAAAATACAGAACGTGTTGCTGGAGAGACAAAGTGGAATTTTTGGAAATTATTCAAATATGCTATTGATGGAATAATAAATTTTTCACAAGCTCCCCTCAGTGTTGCTTCATGGGGAGGGATGACAATGACAATGTGTGCATTTATAAGTTTAATTGTTATTGTTGTTAGAAAAATTATATTTGGTGATCCTGTGGCTGGATGGGCATCCACAATAAGTGTGGTCATTTTTATAGGAGGCATACAACTGTTTTGCTTTGGAATAATGGGACAGTACGTGGCAAAATTGTATCTTGAGAGTAAACATAGACCACATTATATCCTTTCGGAAACAAATGCTTCCGATGTTGGGATGTTGGGGTGA
- a CDS encoding DUF6056 family protein, with the protein MEEKCKSLLVRLYFIIDMVIFTFFLIINIHTPLIAEDYALLAIYPYEKVSNPIEILARMSAKVIKQMLTWNVRVGEQLSIVFGCFDKDIFNVLNTLMSLYFLLLIQLYAFKTERSIYRKLISTITAFSLIILCQPVLGEIFFWKTGSTNYLWGMCILLTFALPLRFIIGENSIDIIGNSVKKNILFCLLGLVAGITNENTVGAVWIVYLVYIIWGKIKSKKHPLWIYTTFLFYTIGFVFMLKAPSTKIRVDYYNNKIGVGKLTIYDYFIRACRVVGKFIYYDYMYILLTIILIIICYHFKKKVSLDISFFECLIMLFILGTLSSGALILSPYIEIRAFFLTQFMMLVCMVYYMCELLECAKVKISVVSGGIIVGLTLLLALTMHNIFSVYSDYQNYCEKRNYAALMLKEDFYWGEYWKHPSERILNTREVLLRETPNFSQKYYNKDFDVIKKAIWDLEIDSYEEVSSGGNASITKNGDDYFIDGYTNSEIVNNTDVYVSFFNDREVIYRFSDIGEIQKDGAFTIKITTPEREKGAKRVMLYVVDRKQNKYERLDFDVLNIKTTEQK; encoded by the coding sequence ATGGAAGAGAAATGTAAATCGTTATTAGTTAGGTTATATTTTATTATTGATATGGTGATATTCACCTTCTTTTTAATTATTAATATTCATACTCCTTTAATTGCTGAGGATTATGCACTTCTTGCTATTTATCCATATGAAAAAGTTAGTAATCCTATAGAAATATTAGCAAGAATGTCAGCAAAAGTAATTAAGCAAATGCTAACCTGGAACGTGAGAGTAGGAGAACAATTATCGATTGTTTTTGGGTGCTTTGATAAGGATATTTTTAATGTGTTAAATACATTGATGAGCCTATATTTCTTGCTCTTGATACAACTATATGCTTTTAAGACAGAGAGGTCTATATATAGAAAGTTAATTTCAACAATAACGGCGTTTTCTTTAATAATTCTTTGTCAACCGGTCTTGGGAGAAATATTTTTTTGGAAAACCGGAAGTACAAATTATCTATGGGGAATGTGTATTCTTCTTACATTCGCTCTGCCATTACGATTTATAATCGGGGAGAATAGCATAGATATTATAGGAAATTCAGTTAAAAAAAATATATTGTTTTGTTTGTTGGGCTTGGTTGCAGGTATAACAAACGAAAACACTGTTGGAGCAGTTTGGATAGTATATCTAGTTTATATTATCTGGGGAAAAATAAAAAGTAAAAAACATCCTCTTTGGATTTATACAACTTTTTTATTCTATACAATTGGTTTTGTTTTCATGCTTAAGGCACCAAGTACAAAGATACGCGTAGACTATTACAACAACAAGATTGGTGTGGGTAAATTAACTATTTATGATTATTTTATAAGAGCGTGCAGAGTTGTTGGTAAATTTATATACTATGATTACATGTATATCCTGTTAACTATTATTTTGATAATTATATGCTATCATTTTAAGAAAAAAGTATCTTTGGATATAAGTTTTTTTGAGTGCTTGATAATGCTCTTTATATTGGGAACCTTATCTAGTGGAGCTTTGATTTTAAGTCCATATATTGAAATTCGTGCTTTTTTTCTTACACAATTTATGATGTTAGTATGCATGGTTTATTATATGTGCGAACTGTTAGAATGTGCAAAGGTTAAAATCTCCGTTGTTTCTGGAGGGATTATAGTCGGCCTTACTTTGTTATTAGCACTAACGATGCATAATATTTTTTCGGTTTATTCTGACTACCAGAATTACTGCGAAAAACGTAACTATGCAGCACTTATGTTAAAAGAAGATTTCTATTGGGGAGAATATTGGAAACACCCATCGGAAAGAATTTTAAATACAAGAGAAGTGTTGCTTAGGGAGACACCAAATTTCTCACAAAAATACTATAACAAAGATTTTGATGTCATAAAAAAAGCCATCTGGGATTTAGAAATTGATTCTTATGAAGAAGTTTCATCTGGAGGTAATGCTAGTATCACCAAAAATGGTGATGACTATTTTATTGATGGCTATACGAATTCTGAAATCGTTAATAATACAGATGTTTATGTGAGTTTTTTTAATGACCGAGAGGTTATATATAGATTTAGTGATATTGGAGAAATACAGAAAGATGGAGCTTTTACGATAAAAATTACTACGCCTGAAAGAGAAAAAGGGGCCAAAAGAGTAATGCTTTATGTTGTAGATCGAAAGCAGAATAAATATGAAAGACTTGATTTTGACGTTTTAAATATAAAAACCACAGAACAAAAATAG
- a CDS encoding IS110 family transposase: protein MISVGIDVSKEKSTVCILKPYGEIVASPFEVMHTESELKNLIQMIQRLDGEIRIVMEATGIYHLPMLSALQDQNFFVTVINPFEMKEYASRGLRRVKTDKQDSITIANYGIDNWYRLENHQGSDDVYSELKLLGRQYCHYMELHVKALLELTHMLDYTMPGVKKEFHSWNESSGKDKLSDFVERYWHFDNITAMTKEDFIEDYISWAAEKKYHQNRSKAATLYDLASDGIPTLPANTPSTKMLVLEAVRVLREIDSTLLKIITRMKELAKTLPEYETVRAMGGVGDVLAPKLIAEIGDIRRFHSGKALIAFAGIDAPPYESGQFVGTNRKISKRGSKLLRKIGYETMRVLKTHKAPEDDAVYRFILKKEAEGKSKRQAKIAGLNKFLRIYYARVSEVYKA from the coding sequence ATGATCAGCGTAGGTATTGATGTTTCAAAGGAGAAAAGTACAGTGTGTATACTGAAACCTTATGGAGAGATTGTCGCAAGCCCATTTGAGGTAATGCACACAGAGAGTGAGTTGAAGAATCTGATTCAAATGATTCAGCGGCTGGATGGAGAAATTCGTATAGTTATGGAGGCAACCGGCATATATCATTTGCCAATGTTGTCAGCGCTTCAAGACCAGAACTTTTTTGTGACTGTGATCAATCCTTTTGAAATGAAGGAGTATGCATCCAGAGGGCTTAGAAGAGTAAAGACCGATAAGCAGGATTCAATCACTATCGCGAACTATGGAATTGATAACTGGTATCGCTTGGAAAACCATCAAGGAAGTGATGATGTGTACTCAGAACTAAAGCTTTTGGGAAGGCAGTATTGCCATTACATGGAGCTTCACGTAAAGGCACTGCTTGAATTAACGCATATGCTGGATTATACAATGCCAGGAGTAAAGAAGGAGTTTCACAGTTGGAATGAGAGCAGCGGGAAGGACAAACTAAGTGATTTCGTAGAGAGGTACTGGCATTTCGATAATATAACGGCGATGACCAAAGAAGATTTTATTGAGGATTATATTTCCTGGGCTGCCGAAAAGAAATACCACCAGAACCGATCAAAAGCAGCTACGCTTTATGATCTTGCATCTGATGGTATCCCGACATTGCCTGCCAATACCCCATCGACCAAAATGCTGGTATTGGAAGCAGTAAGGGTACTTCGAGAAATCGACAGTACCTTACTGAAGATAATAACACGAATGAAAGAACTGGCAAAGACACTTCCTGAATATGAAACTGTACGAGCGATGGGAGGTGTTGGGGATGTCTTGGCACCTAAACTGATTGCGGAGATAGGCGATATAAGAAGATTTCATAGTGGTAAGGCGCTTATTGCATTTGCAGGTATAGATGCACCGCCATATGAGTCCGGCCAATTTGTGGGAACTAATCGAAAGATTAGCAAACGTGGTTCAAAGCTACTGCGCAAGATTGGTTATGAGACAATGAGAGTTTTAAAAACGCACAAAGCTCCAGAGGATGATGCGGTATACCGGTTTATTCTAAAGAAAGAGGCCGAAGGGAAATCTAAACGTCAGGCTAAGATAGCAGGACTAAATAAGTTTCTGCGAATTTACTACGCTCGTGTAAGCGAAGTTTACAAAGCATAA